Below is a genomic region from Deltaproteobacteria bacterium.
AGATCGTCCCGGGGAGGAATAATGACGGGAAACGGTTTCCCATGGTCCGTGAGGGCCAGACGCGATCCCGCGGCCCAAGGCCGGATCGTCGTACCCTCCTGGCCTCTGAGCAGGCCGAAGGCGTTTCCGCCCAGGTATCTCATTTTTACGACTTCTCTAATCGGGTCCAGGTCCGGTGTGGCAAATGCCGCCCTCCAGATGATGGCCCTGAAATAGCGATATCTCTGCGGGAACAGTTCCTTGCCGCTCCACGTCCAAATGAGATCCGCCGTCTGTCCCGGTTCGATGGTGAATGTCGTAGCCTTCCACCCCAAATCCGGCCCGTTTCCAGGCGCGCTTTCCAGCATCCTTCCGTTGATGGCGATCACGGTAAAGTCGTTCCCGTGATAGTGCATGGGGTGTCCGTCCCTGCCTGCGTTGATAAGTCTAATCAGGAACTTGTCTCCTGCACGCATCTTCGGCTGGCAATTGTACGGCTGATTCGGCAGCCACGGCACCCCGGCGTCCGTCATCACGTCCGGGAAGTTGCGTCCGTTGATGAACCACATCACCTCAAAATAGTCGTTGGTATTGACCGAATCGTATTGGCCGGCCTCGACGTAGTTGTGAATAACCGGGTCCATTTCCGTGAGGAAGTACAGCTCCTCGTGACCGTAGAAACTTCCCTCGTGCCCATACGCGGTGTAGGTGTCCGGGTCGGTGAAATCATATCCAAGGGGCCTCACGATGATGGCGCCCGCGAGACCCATTTCCACCATGAAGTCCGGCCTCGTGCCGC
It encodes:
- a CDS encoding multicopper oxidase domain-containing protein, producing the protein MYRFISRRGSMALCAATLLLCFWAFQAQAQIEGITGTSPNPVFSFVAETASIQTVTINLRNNLPAPAGNVSLVFPGHKVTATGGVQGVLTREAEPGGVSVVTYTFTVDHPGSYQYHCGTRPDFMVEMGLAGAIIVRPLGYDFTDPDTYTAYGHEGSFYGHEELYFLTEMDPVIHNYVEAGQYDSVNTNDYFEVMWFINGRNFPDVMTDAGVPWLPNQPYNCQPKMRAGDKFLIRLINAGRDGHPMHYHGNDFTVIAINGRMLESAPGNGPDLGWKATTFTIEPGQTADLIWTWSGKELFPQRYRYFRAIIWRAAFATPDLDPIREVVKMRYLGGNAFGLLRGQEGTTIRPWAAGSRLALTDHGKPFPVIIPPRDDLSFGQFYHGSPFMGAEGVLPPSHPALNANGGFFYMWHSHTEKELTNNDIWPGGYVTFMIVEPPNVAMEMPVN